Proteins encoded within one genomic window of Legionella sp. PC997:
- a CDS encoding LexA family transcriptional regulator gives MTELNIKKEIGKRILEARKAKGLTLKTLGELAGGLKQTRLTNWEQGVRTPGPEEIKSLAQALDVSPAYLMCLSDNQLLKEAKNPSQLIPLLDYQQACEANLHTGAETSGDKVFIAVSTALQPELSTAAFALKITDDSMIPEIRINDVLVIDPLVLPEPGDFVAVKITGKPETIICQYKKLSYTSAEFELLTLNDNWPNIKVSDGIEVKIVGVLVQNLRCYKSPSKLSHKI, from the coding sequence TTGACTGAGCTAAATATCAAAAAGGAAATTGGCAAACGTATTCTTGAGGCACGGAAGGCTAAAGGCTTAACGTTAAAGACTCTTGGCGAGCTTGCTGGGGGGTTGAAACAAACGCGCTTGACGAATTGGGAGCAGGGTGTGCGTACTCCGGGTCCGGAAGAGATTAAATCGCTTGCGCAGGCGTTGGATGTTTCACCTGCTTATTTGATGTGTTTGTCGGATAACCAGCTTCTCAAGGAAGCAAAAAATCCTAGTCAGTTAATACCGCTTTTGGATTATCAGCAAGCTTGCGAGGCTAATTTGCATACTGGTGCGGAGACATCTGGCGATAAGGTTTTTATTGCTGTGAGTACGGCTTTACAACCAGAATTAAGCACGGCTGCATTTGCCTTGAAAATAACAGATGACAGTATGATACCTGAAATTAGAATCAACGATGTACTAGTGATTGATCCTCTGGTTTTGCCAGAACCGGGTGATTTTGTGGCTGTTAAAATTACTGGTAAGCCAGAAACAATCATCTGCCAGTATAAAAAATTATCTTATACCTCAGCAGAATTTGAGCTGTTAACACTAAATGATAATTGGCCAAATATTAAGGTAAGTGATGGTATTGAAGTTAAGATTGTAGGTGTTCTAGTTCAGAATCTTAGATGTTATAAATCTCCATCAAAGTTAAGTCATAAGATATAA
- the lvhB7 gene encoding T4SS-associated protein LvhB7 yields the protein MKWIFSVLLLGMLNGCSSTPPDLDAPCVQFGRYCPQYPINEASLQESK from the coding sequence ATGAAATGGATTTTTAGCGTGTTGTTACTAGGTATGCTGAATGGCTGTTCATCAACACCACCTGATTTAGATGCCCCCTGCGTTCAGTTTGGCCGCTATTGTCCGCAATATCCGATTAATGAAGCCTCCTTACAGGAGAGTAAATAA
- a CDS encoding type IV secretion system protein VirB3, giving the protein MNSLKSSPLFNALTRPAMTLGVTFEYHILNLMVSMCAFIGISPLYGLIFIPLHVFGWLVCRYDIHFFTICAKCYLLPHAPNKTLWKVRAYEPF; this is encoded by the coding sequence ATGAATTCACTAAAAAGCAGCCCACTTTTTAATGCCCTGACAAGACCTGCAATGACCCTAGGCGTCACCTTTGAATACCACATCCTCAACCTGATGGTTTCAATGTGTGCCTTTATAGGCATATCCCCACTCTACGGTCTTATTTTTATACCCTTGCATGTTTTTGGCTGGTTGGTATGCCGTTACGACATTCATTTTTTTACGATTTGTGCCAAATGCTATTTATTGCCTCACGCCCCAAATAAAACTCTGTGGAAGGTGCGCGCTTATGAACCGTTTTAA
- a CDS encoding TrbI/VirB10 family protein has product MTPDNQTPEGVGNRIKVAKKESHTKWKDRILWIGMIALCAAIALSGFLPKSHSSEALEEREKQNSAYALNQNLELIASLKEQNKSQSGYQGGNPNYPPKLRSTHQTTVSKETLARMNAPSTFFNTNGTESSTSSAKSSKEQTKTLTGKDANSQFLNQQSDITTVFAKRLPHPNWTVPAGEMIPANLETAINAELAGMVKAITTQNIYSLSGHRLLLPKGSSVIGQFNTAITQGQRRIFIVWNQIQLTDGVKVTLNSPGSDAIGRSGVAADYVDRHFFERFGSGALLSVLGAFSATGGVNGQDEYNSMSQYRMNVAGSFQQAANQTLQQDMQQNTTLQTNQGAEIKIFVAHDLDFYRVAGTH; this is encoded by the coding sequence ATGACACCAGATAACCAAACGCCTGAGGGTGTAGGCAACAGAATTAAAGTGGCTAAAAAAGAAAGTCATACGAAATGGAAGGATAGAATTTTATGGATTGGTATGATTGCGCTGTGCGCTGCAATTGCCTTAAGCGGCTTTTTGCCTAAATCACATAGTTCTGAAGCCTTAGAGGAACGAGAAAAGCAAAACTCAGCGTATGCGTTGAACCAAAATCTTGAGTTAATCGCTTCATTAAAAGAACAAAATAAATCGCAAAGCGGCTATCAAGGAGGCAACCCCAATTACCCACCAAAACTTCGCAGCACTCATCAAACTACGGTATCCAAAGAAACCTTAGCTAGAATGAATGCACCGTCTACCTTTTTTAATACCAATGGTACTGAATCCTCAACCAGTTCCGCAAAAAGCTCTAAAGAGCAAACCAAGACCTTAACAGGAAAGGATGCGAACTCCCAGTTTTTAAATCAGCAAAGCGACATTACCACCGTCTTTGCCAAGCGTTTGCCACATCCCAACTGGACAGTCCCTGCTGGAGAAATGATTCCGGCAAACTTGGAAACAGCCATTAACGCAGAGTTAGCGGGCATGGTCAAAGCCATCACAACCCAAAATATTTATTCCTTATCCGGTCATCGCTTATTACTTCCCAAAGGCTCGTCAGTTATTGGCCAATTTAATACGGCCATTACCCAAGGACAACGCCGTATCTTTATCGTCTGGAATCAAATCCAACTCACTGATGGGGTTAAAGTTACCTTAAACAGCCCGGGAAGTGATGCTATAGGGCGCTCAGGAGTAGCTGCGGATTACGTTGACCGCCATTTCTTTGAGCGTTTTGGTAGTGGGGCTTTGCTCTCTGTCTTAGGCGCTTTTTCCGCAACAGGCGGCGTTAATGGGCAGGATGAATATAACTCCATGTCACAGTACCGCATGAATGTTGCAGGCTCTTTCCAACAAGCAGCGAATCAAACATTGCAACAAGACATGCAACAAAATACCACCCTACAAACCAATCAAGGGGCTGAGATTAAAATCTTTGTTGCCCACGATTTGGATTTTTACCGTGTTGCAGGAACTCATTAA
- a CDS encoding virB8 family protein — MNQKPSLTRYFNHARTWADDTFGRVDQSRKRYQIAFLASMTLNVMALIAVAALSQYQTLIPLLIHHYDNGVLTVDAVANKHTPMNQDQVRSDIARYIQTRESFDVSSYRAQFELIHLLSNNTVTKEYVNEHEVSNKSSPIHVLGNQMKREVKIYSINFLDSLLANEEDLHKDHHALAEVVFSLVDTDKMSGKSTSTQYNAMISWHYTAPPTSPEARWQNWDGFEVTRYSKQLRAAEAHA; from the coding sequence ATGAACCAAAAACCATCGTTAACACGTTATTTTAACCACGCAAGAACCTGGGCTGATGATACTTTTGGACGGGTGGATCAATCGCGCAAGCGTTATCAGATCGCCTTTTTAGCCTCGATGACCCTGAATGTCATGGCATTAATCGCCGTTGCTGCACTGAGCCAGTACCAAACATTAATACCGCTGTTAATACACCATTATGATAATGGGGTACTAACAGTGGATGCGGTAGCCAACAAACACACGCCAATGAACCAAGACCAAGTCCGCAGCGACATTGCGCGTTACATCCAGACCCGTGAGTCTTTTGATGTCTCCAGTTATCGTGCGCAATTTGAATTAATTCACTTGCTATCCAATAACACGGTTACCAAGGAATACGTTAATGAACATGAGGTATCTAATAAGTCCTCACCCATTCATGTATTGGGAAATCAGATGAAACGTGAAGTGAAAATCTACAGCATTAATTTCCTTGATTCCCTTTTAGCGAATGAAGAAGACCTGCACAAAGACCATCATGCGCTTGCAGAAGTGGTATTCAGTCTAGTGGATACCGACAAGATGAGTGGCAAGTCCACATCAACACAGTACAACGCAATGATTTCATGGCACTACACCGCCCCACCCACATCGCCCGAAGCCCGTTGGCAAAATTGGGATGGCTTTGAAGTGACCCGTTACAGCAAACAACTCAGAGCAGCGGAGGCTCACGCATGA
- a CDS encoding VirB4 family type IV secretion/conjugal transfer ATPase, with protein sequence MNRFKIVKPVTLEAKVSDNFPITHLNSPSIFESQSGLIGSVLRVHGISFEVAEPELLNHQLFLLHQALIGLDSRFIVYITTHRHKASRVLTGEFQSEFAQALNERYHQRFAHSKAYENTLYLTVVLKGDDSSKTGSWIEWFKGIGQVSTELKHLQREKNCATLNNAVSQLQANLSSFGARRLGDKDEEKGFSELLEFLSLVVNARQSLPYPQPQYNPPIANTISSTFKKETLYPEGHLGQYLSRYQLLFGEYVQFQGNTLNESTFGALLSLKKYPTDTVSILLDNLLSLDCEFISTHTFAPIGRDNALDKITKKRSKLINAEDKALSQMNALTELEDGIASETILLGAHHHTLMLLAPNQEQLDDLILEATKRYASSGIVVVKETLGQEPAFWSQIPCNPHFIARASLITSENFAGFCSLHNTQSGYSHDNFLGSAVTLLESPSKTPVYFNYHARGSRTNPSKGHAAVFGGNNAGKTTLVNFLDAQMGRFGGRSFFLDRDESSKIYILASGNSRYIKIAPSQPVAMNPLQLPDTPENRSFLKSWFATLLLEEHEQMIPSLFGETINECIDYAYEQLAPEYRTLSIVGQYLPIDFPRWPHLKRWLKQDDTRIDGEYHWLFDNESDALNLEFDKVGFDVTFLMDSTPQLIATPVYLYLLHRMRQCLDGRLTSFVLAEAWQLLASPFWEKTLREWLPTIRKKNGHFIFDTQSPQSIINSPIRHIVLDNLATLVVFPNPRAEKETYIDALKLTESEFEAIRESTPESRLFLYKQEHESMLCRLDLSELSDFIRVLSGNTRSVMLLDELMNELGTEPKAWLPSFFERSAL encoded by the coding sequence ATGAACCGTTTTAAAATAGTAAAACCCGTAACGCTTGAAGCGAAAGTTTCCGATAATTTTCCTATCACCCATTTAAATTCACCCAGTATTTTTGAATCTCAATCGGGTTTAATTGGTTCAGTATTGCGAGTGCACGGTATTTCTTTTGAAGTGGCAGAGCCGGAACTATTAAATCACCAACTCTTTTTACTGCATCAAGCATTAATCGGTTTGGATTCACGTTTTATTGTCTATATTACAACTCATAGGCATAAAGCATCTCGTGTACTCACAGGTGAGTTTCAATCTGAGTTTGCCCAAGCGCTCAATGAACGTTACCACCAACGTTTTGCTCATAGCAAAGCCTATGAAAATACCTTGTATCTCACCGTAGTATTAAAAGGGGATGATTCGAGTAAAACAGGTTCTTGGATTGAATGGTTCAAAGGCATTGGTCAGGTAAGCACTGAACTTAAGCACTTACAGCGAGAAAAAAATTGCGCCACACTCAATAATGCCGTAAGCCAATTGCAAGCTAACTTATCCTCCTTCGGTGCACGCCGTCTAGGTGATAAGGATGAAGAGAAGGGATTTAGCGAACTATTAGAGTTCTTGAGTTTGGTAGTCAATGCAAGACAATCCTTGCCCTACCCACAACCACAGTACAACCCGCCTATAGCCAATACCATTTCCAGTACCTTTAAGAAAGAAACTCTCTATCCAGAAGGTCATCTGGGGCAGTATTTAAGCCGTTACCAACTGTTGTTTGGCGAGTACGTCCAATTTCAAGGGAATACCTTAAATGAATCTACCTTTGGTGCGTTATTGTCTTTAAAGAAATACCCGACCGATACCGTGAGTATCTTATTGGATAATTTACTCTCACTTGACTGTGAATTTATTTCCACCCATACCTTTGCCCCTATTGGGCGTGATAATGCCTTAGATAAGATTACTAAAAAGCGCTCTAAGTTAATTAACGCCGAAGACAAAGCACTCAGCCAAATGAACGCATTAACTGAGTTAGAAGATGGCATTGCCAGTGAAACGATTTTACTCGGTGCTCATCATCACACCTTAATGCTTCTTGCACCCAATCAAGAGCAGTTGGACGACTTGATACTGGAAGCAACTAAGCGTTATGCCAGCAGTGGCATTGTAGTGGTCAAAGAAACCTTAGGCCAAGAACCTGCCTTTTGGAGTCAAATCCCCTGTAACCCTCATTTTATTGCCCGAGCCTCACTCATTACCTCAGAAAACTTTGCAGGCTTTTGTTCACTTCATAACACCCAATCAGGCTATTCACATGACAACTTTTTGGGTAGTGCAGTCACTCTGCTTGAATCGCCCTCCAAAACACCTGTGTATTTTAATTATCATGCACGTGGTTCACGCACCAACCCGTCTAAAGGCCATGCAGCAGTATTCGGCGGTAATAATGCCGGAAAAACAACATTAGTTAATTTTTTAGATGCGCAAATGGGGCGTTTTGGTGGGCGCAGCTTTTTTCTGGATAGAGATGAATCCTCCAAGATATACATCCTAGCTTCAGGGAACAGTCGCTACATTAAAATAGCACCTTCCCAGCCTGTTGCGATGAATCCCTTGCAACTACCCGACACACCAGAGAATCGCTCCTTTTTGAAGTCATGGTTTGCTACCCTGCTTTTAGAAGAGCACGAACAAATGATTCCCAGCCTCTTCGGTGAAACGATTAATGAGTGCATTGACTATGCATATGAACAGCTAGCCCCCGAATACAGAACACTAAGCATAGTTGGTCAATATTTACCGATTGATTTCCCTCGTTGGCCACACCTTAAGAGGTGGCTAAAACAAGATGACACGCGGATTGATGGAGAGTATCACTGGCTATTTGATAATGAATCGGATGCATTAAATCTTGAGTTTGATAAAGTGGGCTTTGATGTCACCTTCCTGATGGACAGCACCCCGCAATTAATCGCAACACCAGTATACTTATATTTATTACACCGCATGCGCCAATGCCTTGATGGCCGTCTCACCTCATTTGTACTGGCCGAAGCATGGCAATTGCTCGCATCCCCTTTCTGGGAAAAAACACTGCGTGAATGGTTACCCACTATTCGAAAAAAGAACGGTCATTTTATTTTTGATACCCAATCGCCACAAAGCATAATCAACTCACCCATTCGCCATATCGTATTGGATAACTTGGCAACCTTGGTTGTATTTCCTAACCCACGTGCCGAGAAAGAAACCTACATTGATGCGTTAAAACTGACTGAATCCGAATTTGAAGCCATCAGAGAAAGCACGCCTGAATCGCGGCTGTTTCTTTACAAGCAAGAACATGAGTCCATGTTATGTCGTCTTGATTTGAGTGAATTAAGTGACTTCATTCGCGTGCTTTCAGGCAATACCCGATCAGTGATGTTACTTGATGAGTTGATGAATGAACTAGGCACAGAGCCGAAAGCATGGTTGCCCTCCTTTTTTGAACGGAGTGCCTTATGA
- a CDS encoding Vir protein, protein MSSHSSDTSKEQKRIDLLFSKFAAFYGHIWRSQFKDEQFLKFAKKEWLEGLTGFTDAVVQEAIIGCRDHYEMPPSLPQMIGYCKQINKRKQFRVAPVDTRAQVEIVNKNVKRCMELLA, encoded by the coding sequence ATGTCATCTCATTCCAGCGATACCAGTAAGGAACAAAAACGTATTGACTTATTGTTCTCAAAATTCGCGGCCTTCTACGGGCATATTTGGCGAAGCCAGTTTAAAGATGAGCAGTTTTTGAAGTTTGCTAAGAAAGAATGGCTGGAGGGCTTAACCGGGTTTACTGATGCAGTAGTGCAGGAAGCCATTATTGGCTGCCGGGATCACTATGAAATGCCCCCATCATTACCGCAAATGATCGGTTACTGCAAACAAATTAACAAACGAAAGCAGTTTAGAGTGGCTCCAGTTGATACACGAGCGCAAGTGGAAATAGTCAACAAGAACGTAAAACGCTGTATGGAACTTTTAGCCTAA
- a CDS encoding M48 family metallopeptidase → MSTDTSYITFGIDKIPFELRPKRQEGHSITIKVKPDCQVIVFAPPSATHDEIIVAVNKRAKWVYNKLRVFKSQQDYITPRQYLSGESHYYLGKKYLLKVIDDSKAKPQVKLVRGQLQIIAARSIEHRRQLLLDWYKQKAFEFFSKRLDQLILTVPWIKERPTISIRAMRSRWGSCGVNRKIMLNTHLIKAPTACIDYVILHELCHHSEHNHSDKFYRLLSQVSPNWKRVKHYLDKTANLYLMT, encoded by the coding sequence ATGTCTACAGACACATCCTATATTACATTCGGGATAGATAAAATTCCTTTTGAGCTTCGACCCAAAAGACAAGAAGGCCATAGCATCACAATTAAAGTCAAACCTGATTGTCAGGTTATTGTTTTTGCACCTCCATCAGCAACTCATGATGAAATTATTGTGGCTGTAAATAAACGCGCAAAATGGGTGTATAACAAATTACGTGTATTCAAATCTCAGCAAGATTATATTACTCCTCGACAATATTTAAGCGGCGAAAGTCATTACTATCTGGGTAAAAAATATTTGCTCAAAGTGATTGATGATTCAAAAGCCAAACCGCAAGTCAAATTAGTACGCGGTCAACTTCAAATTATTGCAGCAAGGAGTATAGAGCATAGACGCCAACTTTTGTTAGATTGGTATAAGCAGAAAGCTTTTGAGTTTTTTAGCAAGAGATTGGATCAACTTATATTGACTGTCCCTTGGATAAAAGAACGTCCCACGATAAGTATAAGAGCTATGCGTTCCCGATGGGGTAGCTGTGGGGTTAATAGGAAAATAATGCTTAATACTCATCTCATTAAAGCGCCGACAGCATGTATTGATTACGTGATACTCCATGAGCTATGCCACCACTCTGAACATAATCACAGCGATAAGTTTTATCGTTTATTAAGTCAGGTTAGCCCCAACTGGAAGCGGGTAAAACATTATCTCGATAAAACTGCTAATTTATATCTTATGACTTAA
- the virB9 gene encoding P-type conjugative transfer protein VirB9 — MNKLAIGLACLLPMTSLYAQNNPKPMPQDIRMKQVIYRDNDVVPVDGVPFTTTQIQFAEKEEVLDIEGGDTTAWMVTHHPELGNIVFIKPTSFDSNTNMTVITNKHAYYFHLKSNKQLEPTHEQTYALKFVYPEVKPRPTINTHKAATPPQPKVVNSAYRFSGSPQLVPKHVFDDGQFTYFELTTNGAVPAIFAVDNANGKETTVNTRREGKYIVVHRLAPQFTLRQGRLTTSVFNAQEINRIAANRRPQ; from the coding sequence ATGAATAAATTAGCAATCGGTTTGGCTTGTCTTCTTCCTATGACAAGCCTTTATGCACAAAACAATCCCAAACCCATGCCTCAAGATATACGCATGAAACAAGTCATCTATCGTGATAACGATGTAGTACCCGTTGATGGAGTCCCCTTCACAACTACTCAAATTCAATTTGCAGAGAAAGAAGAAGTACTGGACATTGAGGGCGGTGATACCACTGCATGGATGGTCACGCACCACCCCGAACTGGGCAACATCGTGTTCATAAAGCCTACATCTTTTGATTCCAATACCAACATGACGGTAATTACCAATAAGCATGCTTATTACTTTCATTTAAAGAGCAATAAACAGCTAGAGCCAACACACGAACAAACCTATGCCTTAAAATTCGTTTATCCTGAGGTAAAACCACGGCCTACAATTAATACACACAAAGCCGCCACACCACCACAACCCAAAGTAGTGAACTCAGCTTATCGCTTTAGTGGCAGTCCCCAGCTAGTACCTAAACATGTCTTTGATGATGGCCAGTTTACTTATTTTGAACTCACGACAAATGGTGCGGTTCCTGCAATTTTTGCTGTAGATAATGCCAATGGGAAAGAGACCACCGTCAATACCCGCCGAGAAGGAAAGTACATCGTAGTCCATCGCCTAGCCCCTCAATTTACCCTTCGCCAAGGACGACTCACTACTTCCGTATTTAATGCTCAAGAAATTAATCGAATTGCTGCAAACAGGAGACCCCAATGA
- a CDS encoding TrbC/VirB2 family protein → MNKRQKVQNSVSLAYWTMICALLPATSHAKSIESIIDRAARYLQGGLARSVGVLCIIIAGYLCLYRQRFPKEYFSMILVGLGIIFGGSTLYNTFIG, encoded by the coding sequence ATGAACAAACGCCAAAAAGTACAAAATAGCGTGTCACTGGCCTACTGGACAATGATATGCGCCCTTCTACCCGCAACATCACATGCGAAGAGTATTGAAAGCATTATCGATAGAGCTGCCCGTTATCTACAAGGAGGGCTTGCACGCTCTGTCGGAGTACTGTGCATCATCATAGCAGGTTACTTATGTTTGTATCGGCAACGATTTCCCAAAGAGTATTTCTCAATGATTCTAGTGGGATTAGGCATCATTTTTGGTGGTTCCACCTTGTACAATACCTTTATTGGTTAA
- a CDS encoding type IV secretion system protein, which yields MSTTTYNNFMIQLAHELDSITRTFVFDGYRALSSLLQAPLASMIVLYIILKGYAVARGLIEQPQQELFRFSIRVGLIYLFAMNWDFFSSYACDLFISGSETIATKLMLAIHKQGLGNSINQGLQNVLNEISMLGCDLFEAGSLRKLTPYFAGMMVFLSGSITVGLAFIEIVIAKLMMAVLLCTAPLFILFTLFDQTKSFFERWLGVLAGFSFVLILVSSVVGLCVHLLHWVTSSFTTNDNPVTAAIWIPIFIVACLCVMGILQAVNIGKSIGGSVCTSSGAAMMGGLIAGSLGAGSLAKKAMNKASKGTSSGASSLIQGGKQTTHAATNLFKQLHKNLRRGA from the coding sequence ATGAGTACCACAACGTATAACAATTTTATGATTCAATTAGCTCATGAGCTTGATTCCATAACCCGTACGTTTGTTTTTGATGGCTATCGTGCTCTGTCATCGCTGCTGCAAGCCCCATTAGCCTCAATGATTGTGCTCTACATTATCCTTAAGGGATATGCGGTGGCACGTGGCTTGATTGAGCAACCCCAACAGGAACTGTTTCGCTTTAGCATTCGGGTAGGCCTCATTTATTTGTTTGCTATGAATTGGGACTTTTTTTCATCTTATGCCTGCGATTTATTTATTAGTGGCAGTGAAACGATTGCAACCAAGCTGATGCTTGCCATTCACAAACAGGGCTTAGGCAATTCCATCAACCAAGGATTACAAAATGTCTTAAATGAAATATCCATGTTAGGTTGCGATTTATTTGAAGCAGGTTCTCTAAGAAAGCTCACACCCTATTTTGCTGGGATGATGGTGTTTTTATCAGGCAGTATTACGGTGGGCTTAGCTTTTATTGAAATTGTGATTGCGAAACTCATGATGGCCGTTCTTCTATGCACCGCGCCATTATTCATTTTGTTCACCCTCTTTGATCAAACTAAATCTTTTTTCGAACGCTGGCTTGGCGTACTGGCTGGTTTTTCGTTTGTGCTTATTCTCGTGTCCAGTGTGGTCGGCCTCTGTGTTCATTTACTGCATTGGGTAACCTCCTCCTTTACAACCAATGATAACCCCGTGACAGCAGCCATTTGGATACCTATTTTCATAGTGGCCTGTTTGTGTGTGATGGGTATTCTTCAAGCGGTCAATATAGGCAAAAGCATTGGCGGCTCGGTATGCACTTCAAGTGGGGCTGCAATGATGGGCGGTTTAATTGCCGGCAGCTTAGGCGCTGGAAGTCTTGCCAAAAAGGCCATGAATAAAGCAAGCAAAGGAACCAGCTCCGGTGCATCGTCTCTTATTCAGGGAGGAAAGCAAACAACCCATGCAGCGACCAATTTATTCAAACAACTCCATAAGAACTTACGAAGAGGTGCTTAA
- a CDS encoding carbon storage regulator produces the protein MLVLTRKAGQQIFMDKGRIQMKVIKIEDDVISIGIDAPLHIDIAREEVFSQNLAQEKLASLTRSTR, from the coding sequence ATGTTGGTATTAACCAGAAAGGCAGGACAGCAGATTTTTATGGATAAAGGTCGCATACAGATGAAGGTCATCAAAATAGAGGATGATGTCATTAGCATTGGTATCGATGCCCCACTGCACATTGATATCGCGCGAGAAGAAGTCTTTTCCCAAAATCTGGCGCAAGAAAAACTGGCTTCTTTAACAAGGAGTACCCGATGA
- the lvrD gene encoding T4SS-associated protein LvrD, giving the protein MKNLLKSLSLLGVLILCACQHKNPLTTHSKEDSLKFLLNASANAEKRLHIPIQKDSYGYAYLECMDGKKSPEFSCDALYQAMTSFAKEQHAAGFEHLSVNDLTDHAVFASLAEDYAEYAATHEPHFISGKH; this is encoded by the coding sequence ATGAAGAATTTACTGAAAAGTTTGTCGTTGCTGGGAGTTCTTATCCTATGCGCATGCCAACATAAAAACCCATTAACCACTCACTCAAAAGAAGATTCGCTTAAGTTTCTACTTAATGCGTCTGCCAATGCTGAAAAACGCCTTCATATCCCGATACAAAAAGATTCTTATGGCTATGCCTATTTGGAGTGTATGGACGGTAAAAAAAGCCCTGAGTTTTCATGTGATGCGCTCTATCAGGCAATGACATCCTTTGCCAAAGAACAACATGCAGCAGGCTTTGAACACCTAAGCGTCAATGATTTAACCGACCATGCTGTATTTGCATCACTTGCAGAAGATTATGCCGAATATGCGGCAACTCATGAACCTCATTTTATTAGTGGGAAACACTGA
- a CDS encoding type IV secretion system protein — protein MNKKALLFSMLLALSPISHADLLGVEDAQMIALSLKQLNELQEQYRILRDTYESTQAQVENLNQLKSMNSGHYGFGDLNNGLDSLQSWQSPVSTWQDALQNLSGGNSSRYKELVEAYEKNHPALDETNFKANTSPAQAARFKEDKAVNRAVLVQTTESYNEINKHMEALHKLSKQIEHSSNTKGAIDLNSRLLTEIGFIQLMSLRLQALMSQQAAQDSLAGLQDRAEIARFNRLPNK, from the coding sequence ATGAATAAAAAAGCCCTCTTATTTTCAATGCTCTTAGCCTTATCACCAATAAGTCACGCCGATTTATTAGGAGTGGAAGATGCGCAAATGATTGCACTGTCATTAAAGCAACTCAATGAACTGCAAGAACAATACCGAATCTTGCGTGATACCTATGAAAGTACTCAAGCCCAAGTGGAGAACTTAAATCAATTAAAATCCATGAATTCAGGACATTATGGTTTTGGTGATCTTAATAATGGATTAGACAGCTTGCAAAGTTGGCAATCGCCAGTCAGCACGTGGCAAGATGCTTTACAAAACTTATCTGGTGGTAACTCTTCTCGCTATAAAGAACTGGTTGAGGCTTATGAAAAAAACCACCCAGCCCTAGATGAGACGAACTTTAAAGCGAATACCTCCCCTGCTCAAGCAGCACGCTTTAAGGAAGATAAAGCCGTCAATCGCGCAGTCCTCGTGCAAACCACAGAAAGCTACAACGAAATCAATAAACACATGGAAGCGCTTCATAAGCTGTCCAAACAGATTGAGCACTCATCCAATACTAAAGGTGCCATTGATTTAAATTCCCGACTGCTCACTGAAATTGGTTTTATTCAACTGATGAGCTTGCGCTTGCAAGCCCTGATGAGCCAACAAGCAGCACAAGACAGTTTAGCAGGCTTACAAGATAGAGCCGAGATCGCACGTTTTAACCGATTACCCAATAAATAA